In a single window of the Hoyosella subflava DQS3-9A1 genome:
- a CDS encoding T3SS (YopN, CesT) and YbjN peptide-binding chaperone 1 has translation MSHERLRRQVEAILDSNGMSWVAHESGYSLRFASAIVHVLVTEWGRQTVIQIRSDVLRDVAAEPSVVVDEVNELNCETTFGRWAYYRNDRLIVLEYDLLADHLQEAELMVALVRLARWADSKDDALAEKLGGKRAIE, from the coding sequence ATGTCGCACGAACGTTTACGGCGTCAAGTCGAGGCGATTCTGGACTCGAATGGCATGTCCTGGGTGGCACATGAATCAGGGTATTCATTGCGATTTGCGAGCGCGATCGTTCACGTCCTCGTAACTGAATGGGGGCGTCAAACGGTCATTCAGATTCGGTCGGACGTACTTCGGGATGTTGCGGCAGAGCCCTCTGTTGTGGTCGATGAAGTGAATGAACTGAATTGCGAGACTACCTTCGGTCGGTGGGCTTACTATCGGAATGACAGATTGATTGTGCTCGAGTACGACCTCCTGGCCGATCATTTGCAGGAAGCGGAACTGATGGTCGCCTTAGTTCGCCTCGCTCGGTGGGCCGATAGCAAGGATGACGCACTTGCGGAGAAACTTGGTGGTAAGCGCGCAATCGAGTGA
- a CDS encoding ATP-binding protein: protein MTVTTSASHDIVPTSLAVKAMRDNGYKNAAYAIAELMDNSIQAEATVVELLCADLDTTIDQRTRRRLNEVAVLDNGCGMSRETLQIALQFGNGTRLGSGTAGGMGRFGMGLPSASVSQCRRVDVWSWQNGHGSALRTYLDLDEIESGNLRSVPSPKKDPIPEKWQRAADDRSFARTGTLIVWSKIDRLLWRTSKALAENSAELIGRMYREWIHDERVEIRLKSFLGNYPSKLIADQKAKPNDPLYLMSNTTCPEPFSTKPMFQPFPNPDSYEIRPKIRFRGEEHEVVVRLSLATDEARAGDSSGSRPHGRHAARNVGVSVVRAGRELELDPSWTTSYDPRERWWGVEVRFDPGLDELFGVSNNKQFARNFSEAAKLDTASLIKEYGGSISKAREALAEEEDPVEPLLELVHRIQTNIREMRKVIGAQAEGRRTRKRYGDRDSTEKTATDVTRQRQKKGFKGRSDADEAKPAEERKAELSAQFERSGHSPEQAQELAAATIDKGMKYQIDVASLEGGAFFSVQPRGGVLLVTLNLDHPAYPLLLGARDPDALPDDVDLLKEKLAAAQGGLEMMLFAWARYEDEQIVPEQKRAAQNVRHDWGRMAEGFLGA, encoded by the coding sequence GTGACTGTTACTACCTCGGCTAGCCACGACATAGTTCCGACGTCTCTCGCAGTCAAGGCGATGCGCGACAACGGGTACAAGAATGCGGCGTATGCAATCGCTGAACTAATGGACAATTCAATTCAGGCCGAAGCTACTGTCGTAGAACTTCTTTGCGCCGATCTAGATACGACGATAGACCAACGAACTCGTCGCAGACTAAACGAAGTGGCAGTTCTAGATAACGGCTGTGGCATGAGCAGGGAGACACTCCAGATAGCGCTCCAATTCGGGAATGGAACGCGCCTCGGTTCAGGTACCGCCGGTGGAATGGGCCGCTTCGGAATGGGTTTACCTAGTGCATCTGTCTCACAGTGTCGGCGAGTTGATGTCTGGAGCTGGCAGAATGGTCATGGAAGCGCGTTACGCACTTATCTCGATCTCGACGAGATTGAATCAGGAAATCTCCGTTCGGTACCAAGTCCGAAAAAGGACCCTATACCGGAAAAATGGCAGCGAGCTGCGGACGATCGATCATTTGCGAGAACCGGGACTCTAATCGTGTGGAGCAAGATCGACCGGCTCTTGTGGAGAACCTCCAAGGCGTTAGCCGAGAACTCTGCTGAACTAATTGGCCGAATGTATCGGGAGTGGATTCATGATGAGCGGGTAGAGATCCGTTTGAAGAGTTTCCTTGGAAATTACCCGAGTAAGCTCATAGCGGATCAGAAGGCGAAGCCTAATGACCCGCTTTACTTGATGAGTAACACTACGTGTCCGGAACCTTTTTCGACCAAACCGATGTTTCAGCCTTTTCCAAACCCCGATTCGTATGAAATTCGTCCGAAGATCCGGTTCCGGGGAGAGGAACACGAGGTGGTAGTGCGGTTGTCGCTTGCTACCGACGAAGCGAGAGCTGGTGACAGTTCAGGCAGCAGGCCGCACGGGCGGCACGCAGCGCGGAATGTCGGCGTATCGGTGGTTCGTGCCGGTCGCGAGCTAGAACTCGACCCATCGTGGACGACATCATATGATCCGCGGGAACGTTGGTGGGGAGTAGAGGTCCGATTCGATCCCGGTCTAGACGAGCTGTTTGGAGTATCAAACAACAAGCAGTTTGCTAGGAATTTTTCAGAGGCTGCGAAACTTGATACTGCATCGTTAATCAAGGAGTACGGCGGATCGATCAGCAAAGCGCGGGAAGCGTTGGCGGAAGAAGAGGACCCAGTAGAACCTCTCCTCGAATTAGTGCACCGTATTCAAACTAATATCCGGGAAATGCGAAAAGTGATTGGTGCACAGGCGGAAGGGAGGCGAACACGTAAACGTTATGGCGACAGGGATAGTACGGAGAAGACTGCGACCGATGTAACTCGTCAGCGTCAGAAGAAAGGTTTCAAGGGCCGAAGCGACGCGGATGAAGCGAAGCCAGCTGAAGAGCGCAAGGCCGAACTTTCTGCGCAATTCGAGCGGTCAGGTCACTCGCCTGAGCAGGCTCAAGAATTGGCTGCAGCGACGATTGATAAGGGAATGAAATATCAGATCGACGTTGCCTCTCTTGAGGGTGGTGCGTTTTTTTCTGTGCAACCGCGTGGAGGTGTTCTACTTGTGACGTTGAATCTTGATCATCCCGCCTACCCCTTGTTGTTAGGCGCCCGCGACCCGGATGCGCTGCCTGACGATGTTGATCTACTGAAAGAGAAACTAGCAGCTGCGCAGGGCGGTCTCGAAATGATGTTGTTCGCGTGGGCGAGATATGAAGATGAGCAGATCGTCCCGGAACAGAAGCGTGCTGCCCAGAACGTTAGGCATGACTGGGGACGCATGGCAGAAGGCTTCTTAGGTGCGTAG
- a CDS encoding DEAD/DEAH box helicase produces the protein MLFEDLIVRAAEPTLHRIVGKSSVRLLSKLEPELLQPSALSEVAVDLTPPVELLLNPDTRAELMPLLRTHEATELAEVLGLDVRDPYSSLEDLRIRRGSKRASKLLDFFTLADSSQEDAATPATIESIGPMHGLFDHQRAAARKVIGALSVDPGRVLLHMPTGSGKTRTAMNIIAQWLTTHEPCLVVWLAHSEELCEQAVQEFCKTWEVLGNREVKVARWWGEHSLEDDIIDGVVVAGLPKVYSAARSSFATVGNLAGRVQLIVMDEAHQAIAPTYEFILGLLSQAGVPTPLLGLTATPGRTWNDIDEDERLADFFFRRRVQLEVKNFDNAIDYLVSEGYLAKASFSSLHYSSGAELTPRDLDELSDALDIPERIVRMLADDEQRNLVIVHRVEQMVQEHRRIIVFAATVQHARLLATVLRARGIWARSITGVTPIQERRRLISEFRSEANDARVVVNYGVLTTGFDAPNTSGALIARPTKSLVLYSQMVGRATRGPRAGGNERAEVVTVVDTALPGFASMADAFHNWEDIW, from the coding sequence ATGCTCTTCGAGGACTTGATCGTACGCGCAGCGGAACCCACGCTTCATAGGATCGTGGGCAAGTCGTCGGTACGGCTACTCTCAAAACTCGAACCTGAGCTGCTCCAGCCGAGCGCATTGTCTGAAGTTGCAGTGGACCTGACACCCCCGGTCGAGCTCCTTCTCAATCCAGACACTAGGGCGGAGCTGATGCCGCTTCTGCGGACACACGAGGCAACTGAGCTTGCGGAGGTACTGGGTTTAGACGTTCGGGACCCGTATTCGAGTTTGGAAGATCTTAGGATCCGGCGGGGATCCAAGCGAGCAAGTAAACTCCTCGATTTCTTCACGTTAGCCGATTCATCGCAGGAAGACGCCGCGACTCCGGCTACCATTGAATCGATCGGTCCAATGCACGGGCTTTTCGACCATCAGCGCGCTGCCGCAAGGAAGGTAATTGGTGCTTTATCAGTAGATCCCGGTCGGGTGTTACTACACATGCCGACAGGATCGGGCAAGACACGGACGGCGATGAATATCATCGCACAGTGGCTGACCACCCACGAACCATGCCTAGTTGTGTGGCTTGCACATTCAGAAGAGTTGTGCGAACAGGCAGTTCAAGAGTTCTGCAAGACCTGGGAAGTTCTGGGAAATCGCGAGGTCAAAGTCGCACGCTGGTGGGGGGAGCATTCTTTAGAAGACGACATCATTGACGGTGTCGTAGTTGCGGGACTTCCCAAGGTTTATAGCGCCGCACGTTCATCGTTTGCCACGGTCGGAAATCTCGCTGGGCGCGTCCAACTCATCGTTATGGATGAAGCTCACCAGGCCATCGCACCCACGTACGAATTCATTCTGGGGCTGCTATCGCAGGCAGGAGTCCCAACTCCTTTACTCGGACTCACTGCAACACCCGGACGCACCTGGAACGATATTGATGAAGACGAGCGGTTGGCTGATTTCTTCTTTCGGCGGCGCGTCCAGCTCGAGGTTAAGAACTTCGACAATGCCATCGACTACCTCGTCAGCGAGGGCTACCTCGCGAAGGCGAGTTTCTCTTCGCTCCACTACTCATCCGGAGCAGAGCTGACCCCACGTGACCTGGATGAGCTCTCTGACGCCCTGGATATACCGGAACGCATAGTACGAATGCTCGCAGACGACGAACAGCGCAATCTTGTCATCGTCCACAGAGTCGAGCAGATGGTACAGGAACATCGCCGGATCATTGTTTTCGCCGCGACTGTTCAACACGCTCGTTTGCTCGCCACAGTTTTGCGCGCGAGAGGCATCTGGGCACGTTCGATCACAGGCGTGACGCCCATTCAGGAACGACGTCGCCTGATTAGCGAATTCCGCAGCGAAGCGAACGATGCTCGCGTAGTAGTGAACTACGGCGTACTCACAACAGGTTTTGACGCGCCAAATACGAGTGGTGCACTAATCGCTCGTCCAACGAAGAGTCTGGTGCTATATAGCCAGATGGTGGGCCGAGCTACACGGGGTCCGCGTGCTGGCGGAAACGAACGTGCTGAAGTAGTGACTGTAGTCGATACTGCGCTACCCGGCTTCGCATCAATGGCCGATGCGTTTCACAATTGGGAGGACATCTGGTGA
- a CDS encoding phosphoadenosine phosphosulfate reductase family protein has translation MADKTRHICGISGGKDSSALAVYLKQSRPQLDIEYFFCDTGAELPETYEYLNKLEGVLGKPIARLNAERGFDHWFEVFRGALPSPQMRWCTKNMKIKPLEEWIGDDEAVSYVAIRADEANRKGYISTKPNIQTVFPFLEADIDLDGVNAILDDAGIGLPEYYEWRTRSGCYFCFYQRKAEWVGLAERHPELFEKARRIEQKVLTDAGVDGDSSYEDFAMQGRAYTWSQGETLDELIARKEEIVKHHEEALARAKKSRRNLPLVAVLGAALDEEDDTTPCAVCAL, from the coding sequence ATGGCTGACAAGACTCGACACATATGCGGCATCTCGGGTGGAAAAGACTCGTCAGCGCTAGCTGTCTATCTCAAACAGTCGCGGCCCCAGCTTGATATCGAATACTTCTTTTGCGATACGGGAGCGGAGCTGCCCGAAACATACGAGTACCTAAACAAGCTCGAGGGAGTTCTCGGCAAGCCGATCGCTCGCCTCAACGCCGAACGAGGGTTTGACCACTGGTTCGAGGTCTTCCGAGGAGCACTCCCTTCGCCGCAGATGCGATGGTGCACGAAGAACATGAAGATCAAACCGCTCGAGGAATGGATCGGTGATGATGAGGCTGTTTCTTATGTAGCTATTCGCGCGGACGAAGCGAACCGTAAAGGCTACATTTCAACGAAGCCAAACATCCAAACCGTTTTCCCATTCCTCGAGGCCGACATCGACCTCGACGGTGTTAACGCGATCCTAGACGACGCTGGAATCGGACTGCCCGAATACTATGAATGGCGAACTCGCTCAGGTTGCTACTTTTGCTTCTACCAGCGGAAGGCTGAATGGGTCGGGCTCGCGGAGCGTCATCCTGAACTATTTGAAAAGGCGCGACGCATTGAGCAGAAGGTGCTGACAGACGCTGGGGTGGACGGTGACTCGTCTTACGAGGACTTCGCGATGCAAGGGCGCGCATATACCTGGTCGCAAGGAGAGACCTTGGACGAGTTGATCGCGCGCAAGGAAGAGATCGTCAAGCATCACGAAGAGGCTCTCGCGCGCGCCAAGAAATCACGGAGAAACTTGCCGCTTGTCGCAGTACTTGGGGCCGCACTCGACGAGGAGGATGACACCACTCCCTGTGCTGTGTGTGCGCTATAG
- a CDS encoding DUF4007 family protein, whose amino-acid sequence MAISIKDSIDGAFGRHETFTIRYGWLKRGFDHAVADPSLFYSDDAHHRLGVGKNMAKSIRFWLSAARLMEEVPAVDNSRRTVMVPTYFGLALLNGRATVDTTRYELGLSQVAPAFVGVEGFDPFLERLESWWLIHWMMLSPHSRLPVWWTAFNTFGAVSFTPEVLLDHVLAQIEATAAWNSPRPPSQSTVKKDVLALLRAYAGTLGSRKADKLDDTIDAPMVPLSLVRAAGSGFRFAVGRKPGMSPAVVAFACLDFLDRTGFTARSALISSLANEVGGPGKAFKLAERDLVEMLQEAAAEQPNLIAVSSTASSPTLVTVSEGGLRTVASKLLARHYGSPTYTDETVTELNATVSSDIVPALDGGQNGSTDQGKGSVRAVSQTRLF is encoded by the coding sequence ATGGCGATCAGCATCAAGGATTCGATTGACGGAGCGTTCGGTCGACACGAAACCTTCACAATTCGATACGGCTGGCTCAAGCGGGGGTTCGACCACGCCGTGGCTGACCCGTCGCTATTCTACAGTGATGACGCGCACCACCGTCTGGGTGTGGGCAAAAATATGGCGAAATCGATCCGGTTCTGGTTGTCCGCAGCCCGCCTAATGGAAGAAGTTCCAGCCGTCGATAACAGCCGCAGAACCGTGATGGTGCCGACCTACTTTGGCTTGGCACTCCTCAACGGCAGGGCAACGGTTGACACCACGAGGTATGAGCTCGGCCTTTCTCAGGTGGCGCCTGCATTTGTCGGGGTTGAGGGCTTCGACCCATTCTTAGAGCGGTTAGAATCCTGGTGGCTTATCCATTGGATGATGCTGTCGCCGCATTCGAGGCTTCCAGTTTGGTGGACGGCATTCAATACATTTGGAGCAGTATCGTTCACACCCGAAGTGCTGCTTGACCATGTGCTTGCCCAAATTGAGGCGACTGCGGCGTGGAACTCTCCTCGGCCGCCATCGCAGTCGACAGTGAAGAAGGACGTCCTAGCTCTCTTGCGGGCATACGCTGGCACCTTGGGTTCGCGAAAAGCCGACAAACTCGATGACACTATCGATGCGCCGATGGTTCCCCTTTCTCTAGTGCGTGCGGCTGGATCCGGCTTCCGGTTTGCAGTCGGTCGTAAACCGGGAATGAGTCCGGCGGTCGTGGCGTTCGCTTGTCTCGACTTCCTCGACCGCACCGGATTCACAGCGCGATCGGCCCTGATCTCCAGCCTTGCGAATGAAGTTGGGGGGCCGGGGAAAGCCTTCAAGTTGGCGGAACGCGACCTTGTGGAGATGCTGCAGGAGGCTGCCGCTGAACAGCCGAATTTGATCGCGGTGTCATCAACCGCATCTTCGCCGACCCTCGTGACAGTTTCTGAGGGTGGTCTCAGAACTGTCGCGTCAAAACTTCTTGCTCGACACTATGGAAGTCCAACGTACACGGACGAAACCGTGACAGAGTTGAATGCGACCGTAAGCTCTGACATTGTTCCTGCGCTTGATGGAGGCCAGAATGGGAGTACCGACCAGGGTAAAGGGTCGGTTCGCGCGGTCAGTCAGACTAGGCTCTTCTGA
- a CDS encoding cysteine desulfurase family protein: MQVYLDHNATTPASPEVIHAVFDAMSGGFGNAASSHVPGRKAAALVERAREQVAELVNVAATRLVWTSGSTEALNTAMMAATRSHPHLLLARTEHKAVLDTAEHLADQGVPLTWIDSDEAGRVTPERLTAALPAGPFVLAVMAANNETGVVNDIARLTRIAHGAGGLVVCDATQQVGKLPVDLDAWGVDYASASAHKLNGPQGVGVLVTPRGQEALPLIRGGRHQNGWRSGTLNVAGVVGFGVAAQLALKHLPDGDRVREFRDRLHRLLESELGALPINGDIAERLPNTLNIRIPGADADAMIVNCPEVAFSSGSACTAAVPTPSHVLLAMGLDAVHAEESVRLSLGAETTTDDVELAAARLAEAARRVRRLNNWER, from the coding sequence GTGCAAGTTTACCTCGATCACAACGCCACAACCCCGGCTTCGCCTGAGGTGATCCACGCCGTGTTCGACGCGATGTCGGGCGGTTTTGGGAATGCGGCATCGAGTCACGTACCTGGTAGGAAGGCTGCGGCTCTTGTTGAGCGCGCGCGCGAACAGGTTGCCGAACTCGTGAACGTCGCAGCTACGCGACTCGTTTGGACGTCAGGTTCGACTGAAGCGTTGAACACAGCCATGATGGCTGCGACTCGATCGCACCCGCACCTTCTTCTTGCGAGAACTGAGCACAAGGCTGTTCTTGATACCGCCGAGCACCTAGCTGATCAAGGCGTTCCCCTGACATGGATCGACTCGGACGAAGCAGGTCGTGTAACTCCCGAGCGCTTGACCGCGGCACTACCAGCAGGCCCCTTCGTGCTCGCGGTAATGGCCGCGAACAACGAAACGGGAGTTGTTAACGACATTGCGCGACTGACTCGAATAGCTCATGGAGCGGGAGGGCTGGTGGTATGCGACGCTACGCAACAGGTCGGCAAGCTACCAGTGGACCTTGACGCTTGGGGAGTCGATTACGCCTCCGCTTCGGCACACAAACTCAACGGACCCCAGGGCGTCGGCGTCCTCGTGACGCCTCGAGGGCAGGAGGCGCTGCCGCTAATACGTGGCGGACGGCATCAGAATGGATGGCGTTCAGGCACCCTGAACGTCGCGGGCGTTGTGGGGTTCGGAGTTGCAGCTCAATTGGCCCTTAAGCACCTGCCCGACGGCGATCGTGTGCGTGAGTTCCGTGATAGGCTCCATCGCCTACTGGAGTCTGAACTGGGTGCACTTCCGATAAACGGCGACATTGCAGAAAGGCTCCCGAACACGCTGAATATCAGAATTCCGGGAGCTGATGCGGACGCCATGATCGTGAACTGCCCAGAGGTGGCCTTTTCATCTGGGTCAGCCTGTACCGCGGCCGTGCCAACTCCGTCTCATGTGCTGCTCGCGATGGGACTGGACGCTGTGCACGCGGAGGAGTCGGTTCGCTTGTCCTTGGGCGCCGAAACTACCACCGATGACGTAGAACTAGCTGCCGCCAGGCTTGCCGAGGCGGCCCGCCGAGTTCGGCGCCTGAATAATTGGGAGCGGTGA
- a CDS encoding DUF262 domain-containing protein, with translation MVEIKEIFDAAPLSVSQFLSDPGQGLYIPPYQRPYSWDRENVRRLLDDIGHGADQLRDVPDSITFLGTVIAIRDINYVTVEPVVRSEVPARVTTIIDGQQRITTLLILLTVLHEEIRVLAGALDAAKPTHSWCRNQATDVAARLAATFQENMHFGSGDYQYYPRMIRAYVDVWSRDSEQASYTSAIASYLFSYARHARKEDSDSDYEFPSVPESVEAAGHGEPYKHLQNIRKFIQKSLRDAYKQVTLNKRSETFLVTPAQIKSSYALQEALFNAALPDLISTEIEKDLQLGKLLSLIVWANYALKRVTVAVVTAKREDYGFDMFEALNTTGEPLTALETFKPRVIRELGLATWRKSNSKQSFDKVESYLEWHAGASPQKRQTETQNLLISFALMQSGDKLGKRLSEQRNYLRKHFDEEGSSTGREAYVNALVQLVNFLQGPWAEPQSVNSQGSAIEDEAAFALAVLREGKHEIVIPILARYYAAYRLAESDRADAAHEEFLSACRACLAFYALWRGAHRGTAQIDNIYRSIMRPSSDGGIHWARGADGVLEDVPPAAELKSRLWAELGAAGIKEPERWAQNVARNPIGSSAKVLTRLLLLAASQDSVPDRSVPGLTVRGRAGVLKMMTLSMWHDASLKTIEHTAPQKVTAQGWHASLLDNNDIINTLGNLTLLPARENSSAGNRSWNLKRLFYQVLSASTVDAAEELLAQAAHVGLELNSGAQQIVRQAPYLPLVAAVAGRSGDWDADFVLVRSHRLSLLAWDALVPWLHPSELD, from the coding sequence ATGGTCGAGATCAAAGAGATATTTGACGCTGCACCGCTTTCGGTTTCACAATTTTTGAGCGATCCAGGCCAGGGTCTCTATATCCCTCCCTACCAGCGACCATACAGCTGGGATCGGGAGAACGTTCGTCGGTTACTCGACGATATAGGGCACGGTGCGGATCAGCTGAGGGATGTGCCCGATTCGATAACCTTCCTTGGAACCGTAATTGCAATCCGGGACATCAACTACGTGACGGTCGAGCCGGTCGTACGATCAGAAGTACCCGCCCGGGTTACTACAATAATTGATGGCCAGCAACGGATAACAACTTTACTTATCCTCCTCACGGTCCTTCATGAAGAAATCCGCGTTCTAGCGGGAGCGCTAGATGCCGCTAAGCCCACGCACAGCTGGTGTAGGAATCAGGCGACTGATGTTGCTGCGCGACTCGCGGCAACGTTTCAGGAAAATATGCATTTCGGCTCGGGCGACTACCAGTACTACCCACGTATGATTCGAGCTTACGTCGACGTATGGTCCCGAGATTCGGAGCAGGCTAGCTACACGTCGGCAATCGCAAGCTACCTCTTTTCCTACGCGCGCCACGCGCGCAAGGAGGATTCGGACAGTGATTACGAGTTCCCTTCCGTCCCGGAATCTGTAGAGGCCGCAGGTCACGGTGAGCCATACAAGCATTTACAAAATATTAGAAAATTTATACAAAAATCATTACGGGATGCATATAAACAGGTAACGCTTAATAAGCGCAGTGAAACGTTCTTGGTGACTCCAGCGCAAATTAAAAGCTCGTACGCGCTGCAGGAGGCACTCTTTAATGCCGCGCTTCCCGATCTTATTTCAACCGAGATCGAGAAGGATCTACAGCTAGGGAAATTACTAAGTCTGATTGTTTGGGCGAATTACGCGTTGAAGCGGGTTACAGTTGCTGTAGTCACGGCGAAGCGGGAAGACTATGGCTTCGACATGTTCGAGGCGTTGAATACGACCGGTGAGCCACTAACCGCCCTTGAAACGTTCAAGCCTCGTGTAATAAGGGAGTTGGGGCTCGCCACCTGGCGGAAATCTAATTCAAAGCAGTCTTTCGACAAGGTGGAGAGCTACCTCGAATGGCATGCCGGCGCCTCGCCGCAGAAGAGGCAGACGGAGACTCAGAACCTTTTAATATCTTTTGCGTTAATGCAATCAGGCGATAAATTGGGGAAGCGGCTTAGTGAGCAACGCAATTATTTGCGAAAACATTTCGACGAGGAAGGGAGCTCAACTGGGCGGGAGGCGTATGTAAACGCCCTCGTGCAGCTAGTGAACTTCCTCCAGGGGCCGTGGGCTGAGCCTCAATCAGTAAACTCTCAAGGATCGGCTATCGAAGATGAGGCAGCCTTCGCCCTGGCCGTGCTCCGCGAGGGAAAGCACGAGATCGTCATCCCGATACTTGCTCGATACTATGCGGCGTACAGGCTAGCTGAGAGTGATCGCGCGGACGCCGCCCATGAGGAGTTCTTATCAGCTTGCCGTGCGTGTTTGGCATTCTATGCTTTATGGCGCGGCGCTCATCGAGGGACTGCCCAGATCGATAACATTTATCGTAGTATAATGCGACCGTCCTCGGATGGAGGTATACATTGGGCGCGTGGAGCTGATGGAGTATTGGAAGATGTGCCGCCCGCTGCGGAGCTGAAAAGTCGACTGTGGGCTGAACTTGGAGCAGCGGGCATAAAAGAACCCGAGCGTTGGGCGCAAAATGTCGCGCGCAATCCAATTGGATCGTCGGCGAAGGTCTTGACACGACTTCTTCTCCTCGCGGCATCGCAAGATTCTGTTCCAGATAGGTCAGTACCGGGCCTCACTGTTCGCGGCAGAGCTGGAGTCTTGAAGATGATGACTCTAAGCATGTGGCACGATGCTTCTTTAAAGACCATTGAGCACACCGCGCCTCAAAAGGTGACTGCTCAAGGATGGCACGCTTCCCTGCTTGACAATAACGACATCATTAATACACTCGGGAATTTGACGCTCTTGCCCGCTCGGGAAAATTCTTCGGCTGGGAATAGGTCCTGGAATTTAAAACGCCTGTTCTATCAGGTGCTGTCTGCCTCAACGGTAGATGCTGCAGAAGAACTGCTAGCTCAGGCTGCTCATGTGGGCCTGGAGTTGAACTCTGGTGCGCAGCAGATTGTACGTCAGGCGCCATACCTTCCTTTGGTTGCAGCGGTGGCAGGCAGGAGTGGCGATTGGGATGCTGATTTTGTCCTTGTCCGTAGTCATCGGCTCTCACTACTGGCGTGGGATGCGTTAGTGCCATGGCTTCATCCCAGTGAACTCGATTGA
- a CDS encoding class I SAM-dependent methyltransferase, with product MTAIEKFQVSLEAAEAYEDLFVPGIFAEWAPLIVEATGVSPGQAVLDVACGTGIAARTAADVLGGSGTVVGTDLNESMLTVARRVRPDLTWQQADAQHLPYPDRSFDVVLCQMGLMFFDDRVAALSEMARVVTSDGKMGLVVPSKIENQPAYSRLTEIVADEAGPEGAALLSTYWSCGDADELTSMLNAAGLRVVTLYEHPGTASFASVDDLVKTEIEGSPLYSRITEQTYQRIRERARSALGEWETNGRLDAPLRGLVVCAGR from the coding sequence ATGACTGCAATAGAGAAGTTCCAAGTATCCCTTGAGGCCGCCGAAGCCTACGAGGACTTATTCGTTCCGGGCATCTTCGCCGAATGGGCGCCGCTGATCGTCGAGGCCACCGGAGTCTCACCAGGGCAGGCCGTACTGGACGTGGCCTGCGGAACCGGAATCGCTGCGAGGACAGCGGCCGACGTCCTCGGCGGCAGCGGCACGGTTGTAGGCACCGACCTCAACGAGTCGATGCTCACCGTGGCGCGGCGCGTGCGTCCCGACCTCACATGGCAGCAGGCCGACGCGCAGCACCTGCCGTACCCCGACCGCTCGTTCGACGTGGTGCTCTGCCAAATGGGTCTGATGTTCTTCGACGACCGGGTCGCAGCATTGTCGGAAATGGCGAGGGTAGTGACCAGCGATGGGAAAATGGGCTTGGTCGTGCCCTCAAAGATCGAAAACCAGCCTGCGTACTCCAGACTCACCGAGATCGTCGCGGACGAGGCAGGGCCCGAAGGTGCCGCATTGCTCAGCACCTACTGGTCATGCGGGGACGCTGACGAACTGACGTCGATGCTCAACGCCGCCGGACTCAGGGTCGTCACGCTGTACGAGCATCCAGGGACCGCGTCGTTCGCCTCCGTTGATGACCTCGTGAAGACCGAGATTGAGGGCTCGCCGCTCTACTCACGGATCACCGAACAGACCTACCAGCGAATCCGCGAGCGGGCGCGGAGCGCTTTGGGTGAGTGGGAAACGAACGGGCGGTTGGATGCGCCGCTGCGGGGGCTTGTGGTGTGCGCGGGGAGGTAG